Below is a genomic region from Amphiura filiformis chromosome 19, Afil_fr2py, whole genome shotgun sequence.
AGTTAGGACTATTATAAATCAAGATGTTAAAAGAGCCCATGTCCCAAAATTAAacataagggagctatctacaaggaccaagtttatgtaaacataaatggctgccctttgctgtctttactgtgtaattgtgaaattACTTAAATATTCATAACGCTCCTGTTTCCATGCCATCTTTGATCCGTTAGGCTGATAGCTACAGACTATAGTGATCAGATCACACACTTGCATCTAGACCTTGCTGCATTTGACAACACACACAGgactgaggttcttcaaatcttgagatTGGATATCTCTGACTGGTACTGGCATGACCATTTACCTCATTCGGCTTTATACATTGTCTTTGATGTGGCCGTTTAAGCCAGTGCTTCTCCTGTGTTGGTACTTTGTCAATTGTCACTGCAGAGTGCAACTGCAAAGTGTACCATTTTGTTTGgttttacattgcaaatttcttttatGTACTATGATTTAACTGGCACTTTTTGAAATTATATGATTCACATACTTAAGTAAGCTTTGTAGGCCTATGAATATTTCCATGAGGTACCGGTACATGTAGTTCTTGGATTAGAACCTCAATTCAAGTAAGCAGATCTTTATGGGGAACAAAAGTTTTGCCATTCATCTGGCCTAGCATCTACAATGCTCTGGAATCTTAAACTTAACTTCTGAGTTTGCTCACCGCTACCTACAATAATGCAATTCACAACTTCGCGAAATCATCTCTGCTGAGAACTCCAATctgaagatttgaagaacctcagccgTCCATTCTTTTAAACGTATAACATGATGCTGtctcaaattgagcaaggtctaAAATGTGCAAGTGTGCGATCACTCTTCTGTAGTAGTATCAGCCCAATAGGTCAAAGTTGGCACGAAAACAGGAAAGATATGTATATCTAAGCaaattcacaattacacagtaaagacagcaaagggcagccatttatgtttacataaacttgaccTCTGTAGATAGCTCCCTGATGTTTAATTTTTTTGAGTTAGACTATTTGAACATCTTGATTCATTAATAGTCCTAACAAcatgaacaaaatacataaggcagcagtcatttctaatgttaaccatgcaaaacaaaatagctgccttatgcatatggtatggccattgaccaacaatttcaacgtCCCGGAGGCCCCCCTAAACAACgttggaataattttaaatttggtatggggtaatattttgaccaatggcacattttgagactagggacaagaaatttgggtaacatgaggggcaagagatgcaccctaacgcacagtgctttcggacgtgttcagttttcttgcgggttgatgcatttgctggtattttccaacatttttagggaCAACCCCTCCaaggcttgtgcattagacacatcaacatctcagtacgcttACGTTATAttgcagagctgccaacattggaaaatgtaaatgcagaagatttctgcGAAGTGTAAAAAAAGCTTAGCATGTGGCGTTGGCCCCTTGTGTGGGATCAGCGCCCCGAAAACTCTTGCCCCcctcagtaaaaacccaaaattacaaaaaattcacctttttgcggtaattttgcgcaaaatgtgttgattttgccccccccaaattcactttgcccctcaatgcccccctgaaaaaatttCTGGCGCTGCCACTGCTTAAGACTATTTTGACAATTTCCAAACCATTCTCAGTACATACCTTCATGCCTTTATGCACTGACTCTTGTAGCTGACACATGACCTCATAGTCAGGGGCCACCATAGTCAACTCAACACAACCTTCTTTCCTTCTGCTTGACCCTTTACCTCTACCAGTAGATCCTTGATCTTTGTGAACACACACAAATGAAATCTTCTTGCCATCAGGTGTGGATGACTCTAGCTGGTTCCCAGTCACAGCGGCTAGTATAGAAGGATTGTTTCTAAAGAGCCACCTAAGAACTAGTACCTCTTGGTTGCTTGGACCTGTCAGATAAAAAATAAGCATACTGCAAAATGAATTAAAAGAGATGACACACAGAGTGGTAGGCATTTTAAAAATTGAGCTGGGAGTTTATCAACAATTCTATTTCATATTTTAACAGGCAGTATAAACATCAAAGTTATTAATTTGTATTAAGCAATATTCATTGATATACTAACACTGGTGGCTGCCATTACTGCTTGTACACAGTAAGTCTGTGACCTTCAATGCTGTGGTCTTCCTGTGCCTTTGAATAGGACTGCAGTAAGTGTGACCATATTTTCAGGTCAAAATAGGTATTACTCACTGTTTCCAGTTTTAGGACATTCTTACCCCGACCTATTCAATCAGTAGGTTATACTTCATTGCAATACACAATGTAATTGTTTCAACAGACCAGTGTGGACTTAATGGGACCAACCCTCAAATGTACCTCTGACAACCTAAAATGAAGCCCCAGTTTTGATCCTTCTAAATCATAGTCTTAGCTAACTACCAATCTGTCCACCACTTTGAACAGGGAGTTTGATCCTGGGATGTGGTAAATTAATACCTTGACATATATGCTATATATTATAATTGCTGTTGAACATCTGATTTACaaaaacaaggccatagcaacacaTATATCTGAAATCTTTGAATCCCAGATAAGCTATAGAAAGGTCAAATTAAGTGGGGCAATGTTATTCACATGACAGCCAAACAATTACTAGCTGAGGCACTGCAACAGcatctggggtccatttcactcgacttaacgaagcttcgtaagtctcgaaattGTTCGTAACTCACCACAAGTTGTAAGTTCCATTTCAATAAACTTACATACAAACGGTACCCTTTGTAAGTAaaagggatttactacagggagtcagggacccttcgtaaagttacgtctagtattgggtatccGTAACTTTATACAAACAGTTACGAAGGGttttaagtttagtgaaatggatcccAGGTGTGTGAACTTCAAGCACCCTCCAAAACCCTTcagatatattgggctattccagttgaaatccatacaccccaatagaaaacatgaccttaaactcctACCCAGAGGgtctagatttcaaatagagtcacccattcaggtaaccaaatttgaaatttacacttcctgtgtgggagattaaaggccATGATTTCactagggggtgtgtggatttcaacaggaatagcccattttgtatgcctgtgggctattccagttgaaatccatacaccccctattgaagacatgaccttaatcttccacacagggagtgtgaatttcaaatggggttacctgaatgggtaactccatttgaaatcttattTACCTTTGATTTCTGTCATCTCTGTCTTAATACCCTCAATAATCTCTTCTTTAAACATCACTATTGTTGACACAGGTCCATCACTGGCTAACCCCTTGTTACAGCTCTTCCTATTGGACAAAGGTTGTGTACTTGATACTGCTTCCAGAGATCCATTCAACCAATCATAACCAGTGTTATAAGTTGTTTGAACTGATTCATCATGCCCACCATGCAGCTTATTGATACTTCTTTGAGTTGGTCTTAACAACATTAGAATGTCAACTGTGCTACTCGCAAATGTGAGTACAGCACCGGACTCGTTGAGTTCTATCTTACTCTTCGGAACATGACTCACTGCACATTTTCCTAACACATGATCTGTAAAGTCACTTATACTGAAGTAAAGCTGCCATCTTATTTCTAGTGGAAATTGAAGTGGAACTTGAGCAGAATCTAGTTGAAAAACAACCGTTACACTTTTCCCGTGTTCAAAGTCTTTTAATTGCACAGTTCTTGTAACTTGATTACAAGCATCCCTCCTGACGTCATCGACGGGCCAGTCGACATTCCCTGCCATGCACAAAACAAGCGACCAACCATGTGACAAGACAAAGCCGCTCCTATTGGTCACTTTGCAATGCAGATTCACATGACACCGACTCCCGTCATCTTGAAATACGCATTGGATTTCGGTTTGAAAGACAGTTGCATCCCTGGAATCAAGATGGCCGCCTAGCAACCGTCCTGCCAGATGGCAAGCCTTACTTAGCTCTTCTATTACCCTGTCCTGGTTGCTAGATAGGATGGAAAGCTGCTGCATCTTAATGGAGACATTGTTGATGGCATGAAGCAGTTCTTTCATTCTTTGTCCTGCTGCTGCAGCTGTGGTTGGCTGAGACTGGTTGCCGTGGGAATCCATTGTCAAAGGGAAATTGATGAGAACAATTTTACCATTTGCGAGTGCAGTCATTAATTGCTTGTGAATAGCTGTGaacataacaaacaaacaaaaaacattgttttatttttgacagGTTATTACAGgttatatacgagggggtatccaaaagtttttgacatcacccagaagtgaaagagctataccgattaaattttgtcagtgtaatcactggtccttatgtacattatggtccaaaaatgggctcataagtatgtttactttcttcacaggtggcgctagatgggaagtaggcgcataaccttttcatgataagatcctccactttcttgagttttttcactgtggccgcatcatccgtaagtgatggacgtccacttcttggctcatgtgtgagggacatgtggccagtatggaaattcctttttcaaaaagcaatagtgccatatgatgggcaatcatcaccgtgagattgctttcatttcatcatagattttctgagcattgtaggcctaacccttcaaatgcaggaacttaatcacgccaTGCGTGCCTCagttttcaccatcttgcaggttatgcgcctacttcccatctagcgccacctgtaaagaaagtaaacatacttatgagcccatttttggaccataatgtacataaggaccagtgattacactgacaaaatttcatcggtatagctctttcacttctgggcgatgtcaaaacttttggatacccctcgtacATGCACCGCTGAATAAATTACCTTTCAACACTGTTCAAATCTATATTCCTCAAAAATGCTTTCAACAGTTAAAATAAacgttgaaaaacaaaacaacagaTACCAGAACCAATACTATAGTATTTGGCAAGGTACTTTTGCACTGCCCAACCACTCTTCCTGAATTTCTTTATCTTGTAAAAAGGACTAGGTCACACAATGCTATACAGCTTGTTCAGAAgatgaggtgccaatgtgattcAATTATTTAACCAGAACCACACTTCTGTCTCTGGAGTGatcctcctgtgtggaagattaaggtcatgtcttccatggagggtgtatggattcaactgaATCACATCTTTTTATAGAATGTTTTTAAAGATTCTTTTTAAACACCCTTACATTCTTGGTTGCAAAGTTAAGATTTTTTACAATGCAGTAGCCGTTTATTCAGTGGatccagatcatgtcacataatattACAGAATTTTAGCAAATAACTTACCACCATTTTGTAGTGTTGATTTCAGCACACCTAAAGCACACACACGTCCAACTCCAAGTGACGATGTAACTATTGCACACTGCTCTCTCCTATCAGCTTTATCTCTTGTCTCACTACTGCACTCAATTGTCAATGCAAACACCGCCCTCTTTGTGCTATACAAAACATGCGTTGCCAGTAGAACAAGGTGATATTACAGGCCCTGAGATGCAGTGTTCATCATATTGCACTTGGCTGGTTTCAAGCTGATTATGCTTTACAGTTACCACTTTTCCTTGATAACCAAGTAAAACTAGACACTGGGAACCAGATTTCTTATCCCGGTCATCATTACAATTCAATGAAAAGATATCAACAACAGCTTCCTGAAGGTGATACAGCACATTTCCAGTTAAGCCTGACAACTCACTGGTCTTTGTCACTGATGGTTGTCCATCAACTTCTGCTAGTTGGTTCCTTAAAGACTTCAGTGCCACCTGGTATATCCTTCCATCAGGCAAACCCAGCATAACCACAGGTGAGTCTAGAAGGTTGCTATTTGCACCAAACAGGTCATTATAAAGAACGTCTTCTAAAACCAGCAACTTGTTTGGTGTAGATCCACTCCCTGGTCTCAGTTGTGTTGAACTTGATATAACACATTTCATACAATGCTTCTGATTGGTCGATTGCTCTGATAGGTTTGTGTTAAGACTATTCAAACCGCCAATCAATGTAGTTCTTTGAGTTGTATCAGTCTTAGGAAAGTATGTTCTGTATACAGGAGTCCTCTCACACACATGAACACACATCTTGTCCCCACCTTCCTGAACAGTATCTAACGAAGACAAAGTTTTCATCAAATAAACTGATAACGTCCACCCAGTTTCCAACTCTGCACATGTAACTAAACAATTATTAATGACTAGAAAATCTCTCAGGTTTTCCTCTTTAAGAATGATACTCTCTTTGCCAACCACAGTGACTTGTACAACATGGCCACTTGTACAAGATGTTCCTGCACCTGCTTCAAGACCATCTCCAGATGGATGTCCTTGGTTGCTGTTGGTAATGGTGGTCTTCTGGTTTGGATCCGCTAGAAGATCAGCAAAGATGTCCATTTCTGCTGGTACCTTCGCAGACATTGAAGGTGCGAGTGACTCAGTTGGTAATTGCCTTTCTTGATCTCTTTCCTTATGTTTGctgtagtttcaaaataataagaaaccaaAATAGAGAGATTGATcaatgttaatgctctgcatgatggcccatataggcttcaacataaacatttttcaagagatattttctcaaaatatcaagagctatctcaagagccGCTAAACCAATGCtgggcttgtttatactcataaAAATAagtttgaatttgttttaaagaaaatttggaacttgtcttctgcagtcgacacctctCATTTGACATGGGAGAAAAATGGATGCAACTTTTAAAGTATTAGTTGTAGAACAGCAATGGAAGACAGGAAATATATGGAGGGctatcacagttcgaggacaccactcaacATAGGCAGGTAGGCAGGCAGTGTAGaacatttttttattgatttcttacttttttctccttcatttgacaccactcggggtcaTACGTTTATGGCATTTCGAGATAAGTAAGTAAACAAGAAAGAAAGATACACTTCTAGCGTGTACCTGCGATCCACCAAAACGGTTTACAGTGTGAAAACCTCTTGGTCTGACCAGTGGCCAGATCCTGTACTTGTGTTCATGTTCTTCATCACAAATTCCATCATGGTTTACTATATCAAATTTTCCCTTAGGCGATGAAAAAAGAAAACTCCAGTTCTACGGGCCACGGCTAcgagtttgaacaaattgggggaaaaaaaatttcctgtacaaatgaatgctgacccaaatttcggaaatttcaggaatacacgtacaatttcttttttttgtattttctcaaattgcaaattatttacagaatttggtgattttttgggtcattttcaaaaaaaaaaagaagaaaaaaaaaggatgaACATCCGACCCAGCTTGAAAGGTAGAACaggatttctttttttcgtcgctttatgggccattccagttgaaatccacacactccttaggggagacatgaccttaattttccacacagtgtgaatttcaaatgggtttacctgaataggtgaatcCATTTGggatctacaccccttgtgtgggggGATTAAGGTCAGGTCAGGGGgtttgtggattttaactggaataacccaatatggAGCATTAGACCCAAGCGTAACtcaccttttctttttcttctttttcttcttcttgtcCTGATCAATTGCCTCAGCAGCTTTGTACAATGCAATGGAGCCATCAGAGAGCCCAAACAAGAAATAGCTGCCTTCTGAGTTGTTATAGGAATTACAAGTAACACATGCATCTGGTAGCTGCAGGATTGTCTGTTGATGAAAGAATAAACACAATTATTATGTTGGGCCAGGGAAGTGAGACTAACAAGAAATAGCTGCCTTCTGAGTTGTTATAGGAATTACAAGTAACACATGCGTCAGGTAGCTGTAGGATTGTCTGTTGATGAAAGAATAAACACAATTATTATATTGGGCCAGCAAGGGAAGTGAGACTTAACAAGCAGGCCCAAGTTCAAAATTTAATTTGGAGGTGCAGGACTTCCAAAAAAGTAGACTTCTTTGGAATAAAAAAAGCACTTAAGtgcattttttgtgtaaaaagtggactttcccTTTTCTGGGATTTTAAATGCCTTATCACCccccaaaaagtggaccttttgtcatTTTTTCCCACTCGTGGATCTTTTTATTtgaaactagaattatgcagctcgtaattaaggtggcccccacacaaggtgtgtaaataacaaaggtttgttaataaaaataatattgcatTGAAAAAATTACCAAAAGTGGACCCTTTGTGGATCCGCACACCCCCTGCAAATAGCTACCCCTGTAACAAATAAGAATTGTTGACTGTGTTTACAAATAcacttgggctattccatttaaaatccgcactacccctgtggaagattttgaaaatatcttccacaggggagaatgaatttcaagtggaatgaaTACATAGGCAgctccaattgaatttcatacaccctctgagaaagattctacctgaatctttcactgagggagggtgggtttcaaatggagctgcctaatgtgttcattccatttgaaatccatactcccccagcaaaagttatttccaaaatcttccacaggggtagtatggattttaaatagccCATCATAATGATCTCCACACAACTTCATTTATAGATATCGataaatatatcaatttgtaaaCACAGCCAAGGTCAAATTCAAGTGCACCATATAGATAAGTGTATTAAGGTGGTATTAACTTGACTTTACACATTATTCCTCCAATTCCCTCTAGCAGTGAGAAAAGGAATACAGAAACTACACTTCAGCCTTTGCCATTTTAGGAGAGCTAGAGGATTGCTCCCCATCACTTccctcaaataaagctgaggagagAATAAAGCCTACCTTTGGTGTAAAAATAACAACCACTGAACCACATAATACAGTACAGTAAAAATGCTCTCCTAGTGCTCTCTCGTAGCATTCAAAGAGAGCGATTAAAAGCTcccctgcaaatttcaaatgccaaagttttttttttttttttttaattcaagttTCTGTATTTTCAACTCtacattattttttgagaaattgaGAATATCATAGGCGTAGCTCCGCTCCGGGGGAGGGGGTGGTATAGacctcccccaatattttttatggggggtggtccatacaataacCACCCCATGTTGGCACCTGTATGTGgggttctgaccaaattaacctcatatttggccagttTAGCCCCAggccaaaagtgcaaatttgtgcaTGCTCcacacaaatttattccacttttgcaccatttttcatcagttcagcttcaatatggcaacattttttgcACGCATTTGTacgtaccataaacttattctgtcaccaaaaggtgctggattcactatatacttcaagaattttttcaaactccacccccatgtcaaaaagaaatgtgTTCATATTTTATATTTAGG
It encodes:
- the LOC140141428 gene encoding LOW QUALITY PROTEIN: Fanconi anemia core complex-associated protein 100-like (The sequence of the model RefSeq protein was modified relative to this genomic sequence to represent the inferred CDS: deleted 1 base in 1 codon; substituted 1 base at 1 genomic stop codon), with amino-acid sequence MSASMGSNLSRNKSHQTCVVIDQIVGGYSLVVETNGRNEKSVICAVSNGTEKVYVYHNSERKTILQLPDACVTCNSYNNSEGSYFLFGLSDGSIALYKAAEAIDQDKKKKKKKKKSKHKERDQERQLPTESLAPSMSAKVPAEMDIFADLLADPNQKTTITNSNQGHPSGDGLEAGAGTSCTSGHVVQVTVVGKESIILKEENLRDFLVINNCLVTCAELETGWTLSVYLMKTLSSLDTVQEGGDKMCVHVCERTPVYRTYFPKTDTTQRTTLIGGLNSLNTNLSEQSTNQKHCMKCVISSSTQLRPGSGSTPNKLLVLEDVLYNDLFGANSNLLDSPVVMLGLPDGRIYQVALKSLRNQLAEVDGQPSVTKTSELSGLTGNVLYHLQEAVVDIFSLNCNDDRDKKSGSQCLVLLGYQGKVVTVKHNQLETSQVQYDEHCISGPVISPCSTGNACFVXHKRAVFALTIECSSETRDKADRREQCAIVTSSLGVGRVCALGVLKSTLQNGAIHKQLMTALANGKIVLINFPLTMDSHGNQSQPTTAAAAGQRMKELLHAINNVSIKMQQLSILSSNQDRVIEELSKACHLAGRLLGGHLDSRDATVFQTEIQCVFQDDGSRCHVNLHCKVTNRSGFVLSHGWSLVLCMAGNVDWPVDDVRRDACNQVTRTVQLKDFEHGKSVTVVFQLDSAQVPLQFPLEIRWQLYFSISDFTDHVLGKCAVSHVPKSKIELNESGAVLTFASSTVDILMLLRPTQRSINKLHGGHDESVQTTYNTGYDWLNGSLEAVSSTQPLSNRKSCNKGLASDGPVSTIVMFKEEIIEGIKTEMTEIKGPSNQEVLVLRWLFRNNPSILAAVTGNQLESSTPDGKKISFVCVHKDQGSTGRGKGSSRRKEGCVELTMVAPDYEVMCQLQESVHKGMKDVLKRCAQDNVTIPRTELQKQLRHLQGLQRRLETLDDSLVSSHGFHGDKKSIIQVGQDTLEMYRLMRTSNMTLHAVSK